The Periplaneta americana isolate PAMFEO1 chromosome 2, P.americana_PAMFEO1_priV1, whole genome shotgun sequence genome has a window encoding:
- the LOC138711968 gene encoding uncharacterized protein — translation MATGGGPPVIVEDIDPTVAQVSPHIMVHIPGAIDSDMLESELEVMFAEEVQLATKPSEDVSPSTAGPANSVEAETETAEMATPTASIEAAAPRVQTRKHRNVVFKDQSAALLQLEIKKTKLELETAEIMLRVAKKKEQLIDIELAKAQRLT, via the exons ATGGCTACAGGGGGTGGCCCACCAGTAATTGTGGAGGACATTGATCCAACTGTGGCCCAAGTATCACCGCATATAATGGTCCACATTCCGGGAGCTATTGACTCCGATATGCTGGAGAGTGAACTAGAAG TTATGTTCGCAGAGGAAGTACAACTCGCAACAAAGCCTTCCGAGGACGTATCTCCTTCCACTGCTGGTCCAGCCAACTCGGTTGAAGCTGAAACTGAAACAGCAGAGATGGCAACTCCAACAGCATCAATAGAAGCAGCAGCACCAAGGGTTCAAACAAGAAAGCACAGAAATGTAGTTTTCAAGGATCAAAGCGCTGCATTATTGCAGTTAgaaataaagaagacaaaattagAACTGGAAACTGCAGAAATAATGTTGCGTGTGGCCAAGAAGAAAGAACAGCTGATAGATATTGAGCTAGCTAAAGCTCAAAGGTTGACATAG